TGTTCTGCACAGGCACGGAACCCAGTTTCAATTTTGTTTCCTGAATGATGTTCTCGTCAGACTCACAGGGGTGCCTCTCCCGGATTCAGGAGTACGAAAGTAGATCTGGTCAATCACGCAATGAGTCATGATAACACATGGAGCAATTGACTATTTATACGCTATTAGGGTTGTTGTGCCGATGGCTCGTCGTCTGGCGCTCTCTAATAAACATTAGCTTCACCTCATTATCCTCTTAAGTATTGTCCTTTTTCAGTCTTCCTGGAATATCCTCTTGGAAGACCATTATTCGGATGTACGCCTATTGAGTTGCACCCATTGAGCTGCCGTTGCTAGCCGCGTTTAGAAGATGGGCAGGCTAATTAAAAACCATTGGGGTCGCCTCATCGTCCTCACTGCCGCCGCCTATCAAGTTGGCGCCGCTATTGAAGGGTTTTTTTGGCCTAAGATATTTTTGGACTTCCTGACCAAGAAATTCGACCCAGCTGTGAAACCTGTTCCCATTCTACAAACCATTAACCTTCTCCTTGGAATGGGCATGCTTATGCTTGAATGGCCCTTAAGTATTATGACTAGGTTAAGTCTCTATAACTCGCTCAAACTTCGACTTATCCTATTGCCAATAGTTGCCTTTACTTCACTTTTAATGTATCAGTCCACTAATCCGGCAATCTACTACCTAATTGGAATGGTGGTCTACTTAATGGCTTATAATGATGGCGAGACAATTTGCGGGACGCCTTGGAGTGTACCAAACGACCACGCTTAACAAGAGGAGGAGAGTCCGTGAACGATGGTTGTTCTGGCTCCATATGATTGGCTTGAAGATACAAGGCAGCGTGCCAATCAGCAGTTTCAGCAGTAACGTTAAAGACGCAGCATTGCTCTCGGTAACTGGCTTCCCTTCATGGCTTCGCCTGCAGTGCCCAAGCAAAACCCATCCACACCGAATCCGAATTGCTATTTGTTGATAACGGGATTAATTTTTGTCTATACAAACTGTTTTGGAGCCCCAGGCTCTTCCAGTAGGACCTGTATCATTTGTTTACTTGATCTAATACGATCTGCACCACACCAATAAACTCGCCTGACATGTATACCTCTGCGGTAGATCGTTACGATGCGACAACAGGGCCATTCGAGAGCGACCTCAGCGACAGACGCGGCAAAACCTCTGGCGATCTCGAACGCAGAACTTCGACAAAAATCTGCTTCAAAATCACGAGtccaacttcatcttcacatgGAAATTCGGTATCAATAGTTCCAAGTTCACAAAGTACACAAAGCTGGCGGGCGTACCCCTCAGAGCCCGCACAAGGGCAAACGCAACTTGTTTCCCCCACTTCCAAAAGTAGGATGTATAGTGCTCACTTCGTTGACAATGAGAGAAAATCGCTTTCCCCTGTGGCTAAAGACATCAAGAATACCTCGAACTCGGAAGCTCCTGACATAGGGGGTATCCTTTTGGGATATTGGCGAGACTCTAGTATCCTGGATGATGCTGGGAAGCAAGCGGTCATCGGCATTATAGACGCTGCGGATAGATTGAGAATGCGAATAATAGCCAAGACGAGGAAAGGAGAGCCATTAGCTGACGGGTACAGGGTGCCTGCTGGAAGTGGTGCATCCTGGGTGAAGTTTGACCGTATTGTCTTCGCGGACCATCTAGTTGGCTTAAATTACGCTCAAATCAAGGAATATACGCGCATACGATCTCAGACGGTTCCAGAGAAGACGCAAGAAGAACGCATTGCTGCGGAGGTAGTTGCAGTTAACGAGGCTGTGCGCCGGGTAGAGGCAAGCAGCTTCCTGAATGATCCCTCCGAGCCAGTACCAACAGCATACGGGACCGACTCACCGGATCTACCTATTGAACTTACACGGCCTGGACCATCTCTTAAACGGCCACGGCCGTCCAATGGGTTTGCCGCGACTTATCCAGCAACCACTCAATGGGTCTCTGAGCTGACTTCCTCCGTACGACGTCCGGTGGGCGGACAACCGAATGGGCTTCAGATTTATTCCCTAGCAGGCACCCGCCCGACGGGCGTCCTTATAGGATCTTGGTACCGATCTGGTGAAGCTGTCGCCGAGGATCGCCATGCAGTGtatggtgttgttggacCATCCGATATATTCAGCATTAGGGTAGTACCCGAGACAAGAGATGGGCGGTTTGTGGGGGGTAACTTTCCAACGCAACCAAATGCGTCATGGATTCCATTTCAAGAGGTTGAGCTGGAGCCTCACCTTAAGCCACTTACCCAACAGGAAGTTAAGGAGTATTGTGAAATACGGCAATATCAACTTAGTCGCGGCGAGTCTGCCTCGGAGAGAATTGCTAACGAAACAAGGGCTATATACGAAGTGTATGCAATGAAATACAGAAAACCCCATGGCACCTCAACAGCTCCACAGCCTGCCGCCCTCGAAGCCGGAGCAGGTGCGTCTGAAaccaatgccaacatcaagCCGGCGAAGATGCTCGTCGATCGAAACAGGACGGATCGCGGTGTTTCTACGTACGAAAATCGAGCGGTATGCTCCTTCAGTAAGCCTGAAGTCGTCCGTCGACCGACGACCGGCCCGACGGATGTAAAGACGTACGACAGGACTAAATATGAGCGCAAAGCCTCTGGTCCCTTTGCGGGGAAGCTCGTCTCACAGGGCACCATTATCAATATTGACGGAGAGGATTATGTAGAATATCGTGTCCTTACTAGGCCCCTGTTTGTCTAAGCCATTGTCTTTTATTGGGAATACAATATTGGGTTTGGCAGCGGCGCGAACGAAGGTTGGAGAAGGCGGCTTTTGTTAGTTATTCGTAATAGGTCTGttatttattttgttttattttgaTGCACGATATAGCAAATGAAACTAGTACGCATCAGACAGCATCCGTGTTTTCTTTGACAGCTGCCTTACAACTCGGGCATCATCATATGAGATCGGGCCCTACACACTGCAGACATGAATTAGGTACATAAGGAGACATATTCACTAcgcgaaaaaaaaaattgccACTATTGGATCGTGCGAAAGGGGACCGGACTTTCATATGGAAATGGAAGCAGCAAGAGAATCCTAGTAAGAAGTTATATTCTTTGGCCCGATT
The DNA window shown above is from Pochonia chlamydosporia 170 chromosome Unknown PCv3seq00015, whole genome shotgun sequence and carries:
- a CDS encoding tRNA splicing endonuclease subunit (similar to Marssonina brunnea f. sp. 'multigermtubi' MB_m1 XP_007297423.1), which codes for MYTSAVDRYDATTGPFESDLSDRRGKTSGDLERRTSTKICFKITSPTSSSHGNSVSIVPSSQSTQSWRAYPSEPAQGQTQLVSPTSKSRMYSAHFVDNERKSLSPVAKDIKNTSNSEAPDIGGILLGYWRDSSILDDAGKQAVIGIIDAADRLRMRIIAKTRKGEPLADGYRVPAGSGASWVKFDRIVFADHLVGLNYAQIKEYTRIRSQTVPEKTQEERIAAEVVAVNEAVRRVEASSFLNDPSEPVPTAYGTDSPDLPIELTRPGPSLKRPRPSNGFAATYPATTQWVSELTSSVRRPVGGQPNGLQIYSLAGTRPTGVLIGSWYRSGEAVAEDRHAVYGVVGPSDIFSIRVVPETRDGRFVGGNFPTQPNASWIPFQEVELEPHLKPLTQQEVKEYCEIRQYQLSRGESASERIANETRAIYEVYAMKYRKPHGTSTAPQPAALEAGAGASETNANIKPAKMLVDRNRTDRGVSTYENRAVCSFSKPEVVRRPTTGPTDVKTYDRTKYERKASGPFAGKLVSQGTIINIDGEDYVEYRVLTRPLFV